A portion of the Archocentrus centrarchus isolate MPI-CPG fArcCen1 chromosome 19, fArcCen1, whole genome shotgun sequence genome contains these proteins:
- the slc38a10 gene encoding putative sodium-coupled neutral amino acid transporter 10 isoform X3, producing the protein MTASNSGLIMNVVNSIVGVSVLTMPFCFKQCGIVLGTLLLFFCSWMTHKSCMFLVHTANSTKRRTYAGLAFHSYGKPGKALVEMSMIGLMLGTCIAFYVVIADLGSNFFAQLLGLQVTGGFRVLLLIAVSLFIVLPLSLQRNMMASLQSFSAIALMFYTFFMFTIVLSSLRYGIISGSWVERVHLWRFKGVIQCLPIIATTFCCHPQVLPTYDSLDEPSVKRMSTIFTSSLNLVTIFYITVGFFGYVSFTENIAGNVLMNFPSNLVTGMIRVGFMMSVAVGFPMMILPCRQAINTMLFEQQQKDGTFAAGGYMPPLRFKMITLCIVFGTMLGGILIPNVETILGLTGATMGSLICFICPALIYRKIQKNGIIAQLVLFVGLGILLISTFTTLSITASSPGPRIQPPPPAPGKNSQQLPDVPELHDKPPNKNPGEMEKPDHLPVEVIQPVNRDPAEPPQIKGPVELPEEKKEEEVQLDRPDAGVAVPEVEAHRHEPPVPHDKVMVDTRKNNAELKDDNKQPAPPAEGVEEKPIRDNEQDLGNALKADNKDDMAAEKPAKEVDLGGGEFLPNEVIDKPAGEADKKQDVAPLKEAERHTAAKEPFAGNADVVANQAAAAQVNKVGKAPGAADKAPAAEGEHQPAAEEAQAAESKDTADEKMDEGQLDHAVLLQVIKEQQEQQKRLLDQQEKLLAVIEEQHKEIHQKQPAGAAAEDDAEKGVQGHAEVMEAGDAKPKEPGQEQPKEGAGAPQNGGNEALALAQNQAQAGDKGAEVNPAKVAFPAAYKEDANVAPAGESHKESELGARGVPLGKKKPEPVAQNDQVAQLADEEAVDKLGKDQATQEKKGLERETEEKLAREQELEKERAERERMEKEVQTRLEKERLEMERKEKLAKVQELEKERIEQEKIEKERQEMLAKQQELEKEKIEKEVREKVEKERLEREIKEKLIRELEKEKALKEKLEQEKAAKEGFEQDIQKVDNEILLIAKKEKEAAEARERLLQLQQAVEARNAEKAAQGGEREDGEALKKGGRDLKENAAAQADPREGETDAEAHPQGSHEKARNQGETDLKRRRRSLREARGPLVDTEVSRGVLGLEPLLELGGSDLHAALEGQLLAGARVHTRQIKQALEDDEVK; encoded by the exons ATGACGGCGTCTAACTCGGGCCTCATCATGAATGTGGTGAACAGCATCGTCGGAGTCAGTGTGCTCACCATGCCCTTCTGCTTCAAACAG TGTGGGATAGTGCTGGGAACTCTCCTGCTGTTCTTCTGTTCGTGGATGACCCACAAATCCTGCATGTTTCTGGTCCACACAGCCAACAGCACCAAACGAAGGACCTATGCTGGACTCG CCTTCCATTCTTATGGGAAACCAGGAAAAGCATTGGTGGAGATGAG TATGATCGGGTTGATGTTGGGGACCTGTATTGCCTTCTATGTCGTCATTGCTGATTTGGGCTCAAATTTCTTCGCTCAGCTGTTGGGTTTACAG GTGACGGGCGGTTTCCGCGTGCTGTTGCTCATCGCTGTGTCGCTGTTCATCGTACTCCCTCTGAGTCTGCAGAGGAACATGATGGCCTCTCTGCAGTCCTTCTCAGCTATAGCTTTGATGTTCTACACCTTCTTTATGTTCACG ATAGTGTTGTCGTCTCTGCGCTACGGCATAATCTCGGGCTCCTGGGTGGAGCGAGTTCACCTGTGGCGCTTCAAGGGGGTCATTCAGTGCCTGCCTATTATCGCCACAACCTTCTGCTGTCACCC GCAAGTGCTACCAACCTACGACAGCCTCGATGAGCCGTCAGTTAAACGCATGAGCACCATTTTCACCTCATCCCTCAACTTGGTCACCATCTTCTACATAACT GTGGGTTTCTTTGGCTACGTCAGCTTTACGGAGAACATTGCGGGAAACGTGCTGATGAACTTTCCATCCAACCTGGTGACGGGGATGATCCGTGTTGGTTTTATGATGTCTGTAGCTGTTGGATTTCCCATGATGATCCTGCCCTGTCGCCAGGCTATCAACACTATGCTTTTTGAGCAGCAA CAGAAGGATGGGACATTTGCCGCTGGGGGTTACATGCCTCCTCTGCGCTTCAAGATGATCACCCTCTGCATTGTGTTTGGCACCATGCTGGGGGGCATTCTCATCCCCAACG TGGAAACTATTCTGGGTCTGACTGGAGCCACCATGGGCAGCCTTATCTGCTTCATATGTCCTGCTCTCATCTACAGAAAGATCCAAAAGAATGGCATCATTGCTCAG CTGGTGCTTTTTGTTGGTCTGGGCATTTTGCTGATCAGCACCTTTACCACGCTCTCAATTACGGCCAGTAGCCCTGGTCCAAGGATCcaacctcctcctccagcaCCTGGCAAGAACAGCCAGCAACTACCAGATGTCCCTGAACTGCATG ACAAACCCCCAAACAAGAACCCAGGAGAAATGGAAAAGCCTGACCATCTACCTGTGGAGGTGATACAGCCTGTGAATAGGGACCCAGCTGAGCCCCCTCAGATTAAAGGACCGGTTGAACTACccgaggagaagaaggaggaagaggtgcAGTTGGATCGTCCTGATGCTG gtgttgcagtgcCAGAGGTAGAGGCCCATCGTCATGAACCACCTGTCCCTCATGACAAGGTCATGGTCGATACAAGAAAGAACAACGCAGAGCTCAAGGATGACAACAAACAACCTGCTCCTCCTGCAGAAGGTGTTGAAGAAAAACCCATAAGAGACAATGAGCAAGATTTAGGGAATGCTTTGAAGGCAGATAACAAAGATGACATGGCTGCTGAAAAACCTGCAAAGGAAGTGGACCTGGGTGGAGGGGAGTTCTTGCCCAATGAGGTGATTGATAAGCCTGCTGGAGAAGCAGACAAAAAGCAGGATGTTGCCCCATTAAAGGAGGCGGAGAGGCACACTGCTGCTAAAGAGCCCTTCGCAGGGAATGCAGATGTAGTGGCCAATCAGGCTGCGGCAGCCCAAGTCAATAAAGTGGGCAAAGCTCCAGGTGCTGCAGACAAGG CtccagctgctgaaggagaacatCAGCCTGCTGCAGAAGAGGCTCAAGCTGCAGAAAGCAAAGATACCGCTGATGAAAAGATGGATG AGGGTCAGCTGGACCACGCGGTGCTTCTGCAGGTCATTAAGGAGCAACAAGAACAACAGAAAAGGCTTCTTGACCAACAGGAAAAACTGCTGGCTGTCATAGAGGAACAACACAAGGAAATCCACCAGAAACAACCTGCTG GAGCCGCTGCTGAAGATGATGCAGAGAAAGGCGtccaaggacatgcagaggtAATGGAAGCTGGAGACGCAAAGCCCAAGGAGCCTGGACAGGAGCAGCCCaaggagggagctggagctccACAGAATGGAGGAAATGAGGCTCTTGCTTTGGCCCAGAATCAAGCTCAGGCAGGAGATAAAGGTGCTGAAGTCAACCCTGCAAAAGTAGCTTTTCCAGCAGCTTACAAGGAGGATGCCAATGTTGCACCTGCAGGAGAATCTCATAAGGAAAGTGAGCTTGGGGCGAGGGGAGTGCCATTGGGAAAGAAAAAACCTGAACCTGTAGCTCAGAATGATCAGGTGGCCCAACTAGCAGATGAAGAGGCTGTTGACAAACTCGGTAAAGATCAagcaacacaggaaaaaaaaggactggAGAGGGAAACAGAGGAAAAGCTAGCCAGAGAACAGGAGTTGGAGAAggaaagagcagagagagaaaggatgGAGAAAGAAGTTCAGACAAGATTAGAAAAAGAACGGCTagaaatggagagaaaagaaaagctggCCAAAGTACAGGAGCTGGAGAAGGAAAGAATAGAGCAAGAAAAGATAGAaaaggagagacaggaaatgttgGCCAAACAACAAGAGCTGGAGAAGGAGAAGATAGAGAAAGAAGTTCGAGAAAAGGTGGAAAAAGAACGACTGGAAAGGGAAATAAAAGAGAAGCTGATCAGAGagctggagaaagaaaaagcattaaaagAGAAACTTGAACAGGAGAAAGCTGCAAAAGAGGGATTCGAGCAGGACATACAAAAAGTAGACAATGAAATACTTCTTATagcaaagaaagagaaggaagcGGCGGAGGCTCGGGAGAGGCTGCTTCAGCTGCAGCAAGCCGTAGAAGCTCGAAATGCTGAAAAAGCTGCACAGGGGGGTGAGAGAGAGGATGGTGAGGCTTTGAAGAAAGGAGGACGAGACCTCAaagaaaatgctgctgctcaggcAGACCCCAGAGAAGGTGAGACAGATGCCGAGGCTCACCCTCAGGGCTCCCACGAGAAGGCCAGGAACCAGGGAGAGACAGATCTGAAGCGGAGGCGTAGGTCACTCAGAGAAGCTAGAGGGCCCCTGGTGGACACTGAGGTGTCCAGGGGGGTTCTAGGGTTGGAGCCCCTGCTGGAGCTGGGGGGGTCAGACCTGCATGCAGCCCTGGAGGGGCAGCTACTGGCCGGGGCAAGGGTACACACACGGCAGATTAAACAGGCCTTAGAGGATGATGAAgttaaataa